TTGTCCTATCAAGATTCTTGATCTGCTCCCTTATTTCGAGATAACCCATTTGAGAAATGAGTAGGGAATCCGTTGGTTTTGCAACAAATTCTGCTTTTCCATTTGCGTCTGAGTAATAAAATTGTCTTGAGGTCAAATTGATGACGTTGACAAATTCCAATGGAGCTTTATCACTTTTATCCAATAAAGTCAAAGTGATTTTCTCCTGACAGAAAGCATAAGAACCTGCTAAAAGAAGGAAGCTCTGGAAAAGAAAAACAGAGAGGGGTTTATTCAAAATAGGAGAATAAAGTGGTTTTGCGACTAGGGCTCACCGGCAACTCGATGGAATCCAATTTTACGCTGCCTCCTTTGCCTTTCACATAAGCAGTAACATAGGAAGTGTTGATGAGGTAGGATTTATGAATACGACAAAATCCCTTATCGTTCAGAAGCTCGTCAAAATGTTTTAACGTTTTGGAAACCAATTTCTTATCGTTTTTCAAATGGATATGGGTGTAATTATCATCGGCAGCGCAGTAGATGATTTCTTTGATAGGTAACACCTCAAATCCTTCTTGAGTCGGGATGGTAATCTTGTCGTGTAATTGTTCCTTACCCGCTGTTTTTATTGTGAGACCTATATTGAGATCTTCTTCTTTTTTCTTGATGGATTTTACGATGTCCACCGCCTTGATCAGTTCATCAATCTCGATGGGTTTTAATAGGTAATAAGCCGCCTGCTGATTCAAAGCATCTTTGGCATATTGATCGTAGGCAGTAACAAAAACAGTTTCAAAATCTCTAGGTCCTAGCTTGTCCAAAAGGTCAAAAGCCGTTCCGTAAGGCATCTCTACATCCAAGAATAAGAGGTCGATTTCTTCTTTACGCAAAAGAGCAAGCGCTTCGTCCACGTTACTCGCCTCTTCGATAACTTCAATATCTGGACAGTATTTCTCTAGGTATCTTTTTAAGATATCCCGAGACACTTGCTCGTCTTCTACAATTATGGATTTTAAGTTCATGTATTAAGTTTAAGATGAAGTATAAGAATAAGTTTAATTTCAAAATCTAGAATAAGTTATTGTCACTCTGAACGCGACGATAGGAGCGATTCAGAGTCTCCGTATTTGTGTCACGATGATCGTCGGGAACTTCGTTTTACAGTTTCAGAATCGTAGGTCAAGTCTTATACTTCAACTTATTATCAAATTTTAGCGTGCCTGTTGCAATGTCCAAATCACTCATCAATCCATATCCCAAATTCATTCTTTGCTATATCGATAATCTCACAGAAGTAAGTAAGTTCATCGATGTTGGGATAGGCTTTTAGATAGTTAACAGGATTACTGAATTCTGTTCTGTTTATCACATTTCCGTATCTGACCTCAATTACAAAATAATCTCCATCAACGAACTGCAATGTTTTAGATTCAGACCAGTATTTTGTTTGAGGTATTCCCCTGAATGTGTCTTTCACTACACGTATCGGTTGCCTATTGTTCATTTTCCATCTGATTGCTTCCATGCTTGGTAAATCCATGGCATAACTTCTCAGAAAATTCTGAAAGACGTAATCAGGATCATTTTTTGACTTTAAAACAGTTTGAAATGATTGCGGGTTATCGCCTGTAAAGTATTCATAGAAAGTTGCAGTCCAACTACCATCTTTACTATACATCTCAAACACAGACGTATAATTTGTTATACCATAACTTTTATAGATTCTGATATGCTCTCGGTATTCTAAAGAATCAGACAAAGAAAGTTGCTCATTTATTAGGGAAAAATCTTGACTTGAGGCTGGCAAAAAAAAGCCTGTTACTAAAAAAATAATTATAGATCTTATCATCTATTGAAATTTGAATTCAAACTAAAATTTAAATCAAAACTGGAGGTGAGTAATATTTGAGTTTGAATTTAAGTTTAGATTTTGGTTTTACCATTCATCACAACCACAACCCTCGTCCCTACATCAGGACTCAAGCCGGCATCTTCCACTTTCATGTCGATGTGGTAATCATGGAGCTCATTGAGCAAGGCAACACGGTTCTCGATGTTTCCGAGACCTTTTGAGGTACGTTTTTTTTGATGCTCAGTTTTCAGGACTTTTGATTTTTCTCGACCTATGCCGTCATCTATGATCTCAACTTCAATTTTCTGAGCCGATAGCTTAGTGACTTTTACACTCAGCAATCCTTTTTCCTTTTTGTAACGTAAACCATGCCAAACGGCATTTTCTATTATGGGTTGCAATAGCATAGGTGGTACTTCAAGGTCAAGTTCTTTTACCTCTGGAGCGATCGTAACCTCGTAGTTAAACTGATCTTTGAATCGTTCATGTTCCAATTTTAAATAAAGCTTGAGCAATTCCAGTTCTTTCTGTAACGGAATGAAATCCAGCTCAGAATTCTCCAAAACGTTGCGCATGAGTTTGGAGAAATCGGCGAGGTATTTATTCGCGGCGCGCTCATCGTTCAAAGAAATGTAGCTATTCACAGAATTGAGCGCATTAAAAATAAAATGCGGATTCATCTGGCTGCGTAAGGACTTGAGGGCGAGTAGCCTATTGTTCACCTTTTGCTGTCGATTGTTGCGGTACATGAAAAATGCGAGCGAAATCAATAACAAACTAAGCGCAACGAGTGAGTAGATCACCCATTGTTGCCGCTGGTTGGTTTCCTCGGTGAGTTGATTTTCTGCATTGATCAAGGCCAATTTATTTTCAGTTAGGCGACGGTCTTTCTCTAGGTTGTCGATGCGATTCTGGCGAGCGAGGAGTTCTTTGGTCCTTCTTGCGTTTTCTTCCAGTTCATTTTCTTTTTCGGCGTAGAGTGCATCTACGGCCGCAACATACGTATCATTGTAATCCAGCGCTTTTCTGGAGTATCCACGCTTCCTGTAGATTTCGTAAAGTTCTCGAGAGGCTTCTTTTTGCACTTCGAGATCATTGTTTGCTTTAGCTTCTTCTAAACTGCTTTTGAAATATTCCAGCGCTTCGGAGTCTTTGTTGAGGTTTTTCAGCGCAGCACCTATTTTAAATTGCTCGCCTTGGACTGTCGGTTCTTCAGCGACCATATCTTGAACGATAACAACTTCTTCTAGATCTGCATCTTCTAGATAGCCATTTGTCATTTCAGACGATTCTGAACTAGCTGGTTCAAAGGCAGTTATTGTGTCGCTCGAAATGGTTTTTAAATTGGTTTTTTTCTCTTTTAAAGCGTTGATCTGGTCTATATTTTGACGCCTCAAATTGATCTCTTCCTCATAATTCTGGTTAGCATTATAAAATTGAGCGGCATTAGACTTTGCGGCGATATTTAGAACTGGGCTTGCCGCTTCAGACACGGTTATGGACTCATTGATCAGTTGCTGCGCCTCGACTTTTCGGCCTGCTTTATTGTAGACAGAGGCAAGCTCTGTTTTAAGATTTGTGGTAAGCGTTCTATTTTCTAAAACCAGCGGATTCTCCAACAATTCTCTGTAGGTATCGATGGATTTTTGAAAGCTGTTGATGGCTTCATAAACACTTGCGAGACCTTTAAAAACTGCAATACGCTGCTTGGGATCAAGTGATTTTTGGTTTCTTAGATCTTCAAAAATTTTTAAGGCTTCCTGATAGTTTCCGTTGCGTTGAAGAGCGTGGGCTTTTTTTATGGAAAGCGATAGCGACTTTTTATATTGAATCGCATCTTCATAGCTATCTGCGGCCAGATCATATTGCTGTTGCGTGATGTACAAATCTCCCAAAAGCTCATAAGCCTGGGCCTGCTCTGTATTTTTTAATTTTTTCGGATTGTTTGAAAGTCCTGCAATGAGCAGATCAGCTGTTTTTTGAGAGTCTTTTTTAAAGTAGAATCTCGCGCTGTCCATCGCCTGCGCAAAGCTCAAGTCTGCATAACGAGCCTCATCTTGATCCTGCACGCGTATCTCAAGATCGTCCAGACTTTTTATGCGATAATACACGGTTTCAAAACCCAGCCCACGTATCACGACCTCTTCTC
This genomic interval from Nonlabens spongiae contains the following:
- a CDS encoding histidine kinase — its product is MKGIFIVFFLLFTIGLSGQSTQDRAEPRTSMVLKGRVLNEDGTPISGANIEGRLGRYTTTDARGYFSIPANMGEEVVIRGLGFETVYYRIKSLDDLEIRVQDQDEARYADLSFAQAMDSARFYFKKDSQKTADLLIAGLSNNPKKLKNTEQAQAYELLGDLYITQQQYDLAADSYEDAIQYKKSLSLSIKKAHALQRNGNYQEALKIFEDLRNQKSLDPKQRIAVFKGLASVYEAINSFQKSIDTYRELLENPLVLENRTLTTNLKTELASVYNKAGRKVEAQQLINESITVSEAASPVLNIAAKSNAAQFYNANQNYEEEINLRRQNIDQINALKEKKTNLKTISSDTITAFEPASSESSEMTNGYLEDADLEEVVIVQDMVAEEPTVQGEQFKIGAALKNLNKDSEALEYFKSSLEEAKANNDLEVQKEASRELYEIYRKRGYSRKALDYNDTYVAAVDALYAEKENELEENARRTKELLARQNRIDNLEKDRRLTENKLALINAENQLTEETNQRQQWVIYSLVALSLLLISLAFFMYRNNRQQKVNNRLLALKSLRSQMNPHFIFNALNSVNSYISLNDERAANKYLADFSKLMRNVLENSELDFIPLQKELELLKLYLKLEHERFKDQFNYEVTIAPEVKELDLEVPPMLLQPIIENAVWHGLRYKKEKGLLSVKVTKLSAQKIEVEIIDDGIGREKSKVLKTEHQKKRTSKGLGNIENRVALLNELHDYHIDMKVEDAGLSPDVGTRVVVVMNGKTKI
- a CDS encoding LytR/AlgR family response regulator transcription factor, with the translated sequence MNLKSIIVEDEQVSRDILKRYLEKYCPDIEVIEEASNVDEALALLRKEEIDLLFLDVEMPYGTAFDLLDKLGPRDFETVFVTAYDQYAKDALNQQAAYYLLKPIEIDELIKAVDIVKSIKKKEEDLNIGLTIKTAGKEQLHDKITIPTQEGFEVLPIKEIIYCAADDNYTHIHLKNDKKLVSKTLKHFDELLNDKGFCRIHKSYLINTSYVTAYVKGKGGSVKLDSIELPVSPSRKTTLFSYFE